In Tribolium castaneum strain GA2 chromosome 8, icTriCast1.1, whole genome shotgun sequence, the genomic window tattttttgttttatgttatTTCTTAGATTCtttagaaaaactaattttacttgaaaaattgcgttttagtagattttttataatgattttttttaatcattctaaagaaataataatgttaataataattattttcttaaaacaagtaatttttagcttaaaattacaaaattttaaaggcatgaagtgattttttggcaaattttaagaaactttctcggaaaaaatgtgtttttattgCTCATAAAGTGAGCTAAATCACTCTGAACAGGTCAATAGTATGTCAGTTTCGATCTAATTTGGTcgttttttaacgaaattttccaaaataagtgagtttttagcctaaaataatggaattttataagttttaaGTGATTTTTCAGCCTGTTTTCAGGAAATTTTTCACGAAAAAGTGTATTTCTCGCTTAAAAAGTGAGCTAAATCACTCTAAACAAGACAAAATATCGTCTAATTTGATCgaattttagtatttctttATTCAGTTTTCCCACACAAGGGAGTTTTTAGCGCCTGTTTTTGAGCAacctgtatatatttttttttagaaaaatttctaaaatatgtTTAGATAGGTTTTCCACAgcaagttttgaatttttgagtaaggaattattttttgttttatgttatTTCTTAGATTCtttagaaaaactaattttacttgaaaaattgcgttttagtagattttttataatgattttttttaatcattctaaagaaataataatgttaataataattattttcttaaaacaagtaatttttagcttaaaattacaaaattttaaaggcatgaagtgattttttggcaaattttaagaaactttctcggaaaaaatgtgtttttattgCTCATAAAGTGAGCTAAATCACTCTGAACAGGTCAATAGTATGTCAGTTTCGATCTAATTTGGTcgttttttaacgaaattttccaaaataagtgagtttttagcctaaaataatggaattttataagttttaaGTGATTTTTCAGCCTGTTTTCAGGAAATTTTTCACGAAAAAGTGTATTTCTCGCTTAAAAAGTGAGCTAAATCACTCTAAACAAGACAAAATAACGTCTAATTTGATCgaattttagtatttctttATTCAGTTTTCCCACACAAGGGAGTTTTTAGCGCCTGTTTTTGAGCAacctgtatatatttttttttagaaaaatttctaaaatatgtTTAGATAGGTTTTCCACAgcaagttttgaatttttgagtaaggaattattttttgttttgtgttatttcttagattttttagaaaaactaattttacttgaaaaattgcgttttagtagattttttataatgatttttttaatcattctaaagaaataataatgttaataataatttttttcttaaaacaagtaatttttagcttaaaattacaaaattttaaaggtaTCAAGTGatttttcggcaaattttaagaaactttCTCgggaaaaatgtgtttttattgCTCATAAAGTGAGCTAAATCACTCTGAACAGGTCAATAGTATGTCAGTTTCGATCTAATTTGGTCgtgttttaacgaaattttccaaaataagtgagtttttagcctgttttaaggaaaattttttcacataAAGTGTATTTGTCGCTTATAAAGTGAGCTAAATCACTCTAAACAGAACAAAAGAACGtcgaattcgatttttttaactcaatttTCCTAAATAAGGTAGTTTTTGAGGAgcctgtatatattttttttttcagaaaattttctaaaatatgttTAGATAGGTTTTCTACAGCgagttttgacatttttgaataaggaattattttttgttagtaaatTTACTTGAAAAAGTGTGTTTGAATAGATTTTTGGTGTTTCTTTGAAACGCTACATTTCTTTTTctcctttttattttctgaatatCCTGAGGTGCAAACCGAcagagtataaaaaaataaaaaataataacaaaatttaattctctaacttataaaaattaacacaacatacaatttttttgtgaaaaataaaaaaaattcagctTGAATGTAACAATTCTTTGTTCTcgcactaatttttttttaaattttcgaaaaaacatcCGTGCCACATTTTACCcctttttattgaaattgcaacgttatttatttacttatttggGAGATTTATTGacgcaaaattttttacttgaattaattttgttgtgaaaagacttacaaaatgtttgcaaaaaCCACTAAAAACACACttgaagtaaaaaaccaaTGCCATATAGCCCTTCAAAAGGCAGCTGGCTGTTAATCACACGCTAGCTACCCCATGACGAGCCCTGCGGCACCCAGTTGTCAAAAAAACCACCACAACTCaaataaacacaaacaaaaatcACATTTCCCTTTTATATGGACGGACAAGGAGGGGCCTTTTCCTGACCACCATTACAATTGATAACTCTTATCGCAACTTCTAGTGCAGACCACAAGAATTTCCACTTTTccgaaacaaaacaaaaaaaattttaaattaatttttataatcatATCATCGTAAATTAACTTATAATGTTTCCTAtaattgtataaataaaacgctGATTTTTTCGGGACATTTcgatttgaaaattgaaacaaaagcGCATCGGCTCCTTATCACCAAACCGCGCTTCCACCACAGGAAACGTTCTCTTGTTTTATCACGTGATAACGCGCCACTCTTGTTTGGTTATCAttacacatagaaaaaaaaacacaacacaAATTAACCACAACTTTCCCGACTTCCTTTTTCACGACGATCGTCGTTTGTTTTACCATCATCACACTCTTTGAtattaactgaaaaatttcTGTTTGCTTTGAAGTCGCgctaaaaaaatcgaatttcaTTAAACGACGTTAAAACGCGTGGAAATAGGGGCGAAATTCGGGCGCTTATGAGCACAGTAACGTGAGAATTCCGGCTCAAAAGTGAGACGGAATGATTGGGCTTGGGTGGGTGCAAGTGAGAGGGAAGAGACCACATGTGAAAAGCAGAATCAACATGTGGTTTTCGATtgaaattgaacaaaaaaaatttgatgacGTGGTATGGGGGGACAGAGGGGGTCTAGGAAGCGAAATGTGGATTTTTGGTttggtttattattttgtcaagTCTTCGGTTTTTAGTGAATTGAAAATGTTCCACTATAGAAactgcctatcttaatttttagcaaaaaattttaaaatgtcagatctcgtcgaaagttggtataatacagaaaatgagccgatgaattcaatggaacaaaccgcattactctaggacttttagtttttgagttatgaatttttttgttgaataaaatttttcactattgaaattgcctatcttaatttttagcaaaaaattttaaaatgtcagatctcgttgaaagttggtacaatacagaaaatgagccgctgaatccaatggaacaaaccgcattgctctacgacttttagtttttgagttatgaatttttttgttgaataaaattttcctctatagaaattgcctatcttaatttttagcaaaaaattttaaaatgtcagatctcgtTGAAAATTGGtctaatacagaaaatgagccgctgaattcaatggaataaaccgcattgctctaagacttttagtttttgagttatgaatttttttgttgaataaaattttcctctatagaaattgcctatcttaatttttagcaaaaaattttaaaatgtcagatctcgttgaaagctggtataatacagaaaatgagccgctgaattcaatggaacaaaccgcattgccctacaacttttagtttttgagttatgaatttttttgttgaataaaattttcctctatagaaattgcctatcttaatttttagcaaaaaattttcaaatgtcaGATCTGGTTGAAAgttggtgtaatacagaaaatgagccgctgaatccaatggaacaaaccgcattgctctaagacttttagattttgagttatgaatttttttgttgaataaaatttttctctatagaaattgcctatcttaatttttagcaaaaaatcttaaaatgtcagatctcgttgaaagttggtataatacagaaaatgagtcgctgaattcaatggaacaaaccgcattgctctacgacttttagtttttgagttatgaatttttttgttgaataaaattttccactatagaaattgcctatcttaatttttagcaaaaaatttaaaaatgtcagatctcgttaaaagttggtataatacagaaaatgagccgctgaatttaatggaacgaaccgcattgctctaagacttttagtttttgagttatgaattttttttttgaattaaatttttcactatagaaattgcgtatcttaatttttagcaaaaaattttaaaatgtcagatctgGTCGAAAgttggtgtaatacagaaaatgagccgctgaattcaatagaacaaaccgcattgctctaagacttttaatttttaagttatgaatttttttgttgaataaaatttttcactatagaaattgcctattttaatttttagcaaaaaattttaaaatgtcgtatttcgttgaaagttggtataatacagaaaatgagccgctgaatccaatggaacaaaccgcattgctctacgacttttagtttttgagttatgaatttttttgttgaataaaatttttcactatagaaattgcctattttaatttttagcaaaaaattttaaaatgtcgtATTTCGTTGAAAgttgatataatacagaaaatgagccgctgaattcaatagaacaaaccgcattgctctacgacttttagtttttgagttatgaatttttttgttgaataaaatttttcactatagaaattgcttattttaatttttagcaaaaaattttaaaatgtcgtATTTCGTTGAAAGTTagtataatacaaaaaatgagccgctgaattcaatagaacaaaccgcattgctctacgacttttagtttttgagttatgaatttttttgttgaataaaatttttcactatagaaattgcctattttaatttttagcaaaaaattttaaaatgtcgtatttcgttgaaagttggtataatacagaaaatgagccgctgaattcaatagaacaaaccgcattgctctacgacttttagtttttgagttatgaatttttttgttgaataaaatttttcactatagaaattgcctattttaatttttagcaaaaaattttaaaatgtcgtatttcgttgaaagttggtataatacagaaaatgagccgctgaattcaatagaacaaaccgcattgctctacgacttttagtttttgagttatgaatttttttgttgaataaaatttttcactatagaaattgcctattttaatttttagcaaaaaatcttaaaatgtcagatctcgttgaaagttggtataatacagaaaatgagccgctgaattcaatagaacaaaccgcattgccctacgacttttagtttttgagttatgaatttttttgttgaataaaatttttcactatagaaattgcctattttaatttttagcaaaaaattttaaaatgtcgtatttcgttgaaagttggtataatacagaaaatgagccgctgaattcaatagaacaaaccgcattgccctacgacttttagtttttgagttatgaatttttttgttgaataaaatttttcactatagaaattgcttattttaatttttagcaaaaaattttaaaatgtcgtatttcgttgaaagttggtataatacagaaaatgagccgctaaattcaatagaacaaaccgcattgctctacgacttttagtttttgagttatgaatttttttgttgaataaaatttttcactatagaaattgcctattttaatttttagcaaaaaatcttaaaatgtcagatctcgttgaaagttggtataatacagaaaatgagccgctgaattcaatagaacaaaccgcattgccctacgacttttagtttttgagttatgaatttttttgttgaataaaatttttcactatagaaattgcctattttaatttttagcaaaaaattttaaaatgtcgtatttcgttgaaagttggtataatacagaaaatgagccgctaaattcaatagaacaaaccgcattgctctacgacttttagtttttgagttatgaatttttttgttgaataaaatttttcactatagaaattgcctatcttaatttttagcaaaaaattttaaaatgtcagatctgGTCGAAAgttggtgtaatacagaaaatgagccgctgaattcaatagaacaaaccgcattgctctaagacctttaatttttaagttatgaatttttttgttgaataaaatttttcactatagaaattgcctatcttaatttttagcaaaaaattttaaaatgtcagatctgGTCGAAAgttggtgtaatacagaaaatgagccgctgaattcaatagaacaaaccgcattgctctaagacctttaatttttaagttatgaatttttttgttgaataaaatttttcactatagaaattgcctattttaatttttagcaaaaaattttaaaatgtcgtatttcgttgaaagttggtataatacagaaaatgagccgctgaattcaatagaacaaaccgcattgctctacgacttttagtttttgagttatgaatttttttgttgaataaaattttcctctatagaaattgcctattttaatttttagcaaaaaattttaaaatgtcgtatttcgttgaaagttggtataatacagaaaatgagccgctgaattcaatagaacaaaccgcattgctctaagacctttaatttttaagttatgaatttttttgttgaataaaatttttcactatagaaattgcctatcttaatttttagcaaaaaattttaaaatgtcagatctgGTCGAAAgttggtgtaatacagaaaatgagccgctgaattcaatggaacaaaccgcattgctctaagacctttaatttttaagttatgaatttttttgttgaataaaatttttcactatagaaattgcctattttaatttttagcaaaaaattttaaaatgtcgtatttcgttgaaagttggtataatacagaaaatgagccgctgaattcaatagaacaaaccgcattgctctacgacttttagtttttgagttatgaatttttttgttgaataaaattttcctctatagaaattgcctatcttaatttttagcaaaaaaaattaaaatgtcagatctcgttgaaagttggtataatacagaaaatgagccgctgaattcaatggaacaaaccgcattgctctacgacttttagtttttgagttatgaatttttttgttgaataaaatttttctctatagaaattgcctatcttaatttttagcaaaaaattaaaaaatgtcagatctcgttaaaagttggtataatacagaaaatgagccgctgaattcaatggaacaaaccgcattgctctacgacttttagtttttgagttatgaatttttttgttgaataaaattttccactatagaaattgcttatcttaatttttagcaaaaaattttaaaatgtcagatcttgttgaaagttggtataatacagaaaatgagccgctgaattcaatagaacaaaccgcattgctctaagacttttaatttttaagttatgaacttttttgttgaataaaatttttcactatagaaattgcctattttaatttttagcaaaaaattttaaaatgtcgtatttcgttgaaagttggtataatacagaaaatgagccgctgaatccaatggaacaaaccgcattgctctacgacttttagtttttgagttatgaatttttttgttgaataaaattttcctctatagaaattgcctatcttaatttttagcaaaaaaaattaaaatgtcagatctcgttgaaagttggtataatacagaaaatgagccgctgaattcaatcgaacaaaccgcattgctctacgacttttagtttttaagttatgaatttttttgttgaataaaatttttctctatggaaattgcctatcttaatttttagcaaaaaattaaaaaatgtcagatctcgttaaaagttggtataatacagaaaatgacccgctgaattcaatggaacaaaccgcattgctctaggacttttagtttttgagttatgaatttttttgttaaataaaatttttcattatagAAATTGTCTATCTTAATTCTtagcaaaaaatcttaaaatgtcagatctcgttgaaagttggtataatacagaaaatgagccgctgaatccaatggaacaaaccgcattgctctacgacttttagttttcgagttataaatttttttgttgactctttgACGGATTAAATTTtcgatttgtgttttttatttaaatcactctgtatattattttatcaaCGAACAGTTGGTTTTACATAAAGTAAGCAAACTGTACGTCCTTGCATTTATTCAGATATTTCATTCGGAAGTCTGATAAATATTCACACTTGTCTCATATCCGGAACAGttctcattttatttaaattgaaaaaaaaaatcaaacaaacgTCTCACATTAAACTATTACGAAaaggaacatttttttatataagttattaaaaatttcgtaataaaaattatcttgTACAAGTTTTGATCAATTACATTGTTATCTTTGTTAGCTTTAGTCTAGTGTCTGGAATGTTACAATTTGTTTGTTATCTTATCAGGAAGTTAAACGatgtacaaaagttataatttgtCGCTTTTATCACAATGGCAATTAATAAATTCGTAGCTATTAAGTTGCAAAACTACGTTACGCCACTGGAtaccaaaaacaaataaatcaaaacaatttttacctttttatccAAGTCATGAAACAGCAATTTgcattataataataaatgtaatttaacTGTTGTTGCGGAGAACAAAGCTACAATTTGTCACGTTTCATTAGaattcatgaaaaaatttaaattgtcaCAATAACTATAAACAACCAAAGGGTTGTCAGCCCTGACCTGCCCATTTGTTTACATAACCCCAGGTTACTAAacctcacaaaataaaaaacacacgtCAAAACAtgcaatttattaaacaacacGACCTTGTACAGATTTTTCACCAAACCTTAAAAAACCGGTCAAAGTCAAGTGACAAGGCCACCGTTCAAACCCCGCGCCATTGCACTGTGGCCGCGCACGCGCAGCTCACTTGACCGCATTGACATTGAGCGTTCAAATTTCAAGAAAACGCAAAGATTAGAGAGCGATTAGGACGTTAAAAGCCGATTACGAGAGTTGTGTTTCAAAAGGTGTGCGTTTGTGTACGTCGGTCGTTGATTAGCGTCCCTAACCTCACATTTCCAGCCGACCGAAAATGAGCCTCTCTTCGACCGTGGTGGCCACAGCCCCCTTCGAGGGCCAGAAGCCGGGCACGAGCGGCCTCCGGAAGAAAGTCAAAGTTTTCATGGAGAAAAACTACACGGAGAATTTCGTGCAGTGCATTTTGGACGCTTTGGGGCCCAAGCTCAAGGGGGCGACGTTGGTGGTGGGCGGCGACGGCCGGTATTTCTCCAAACAGGCGATCAATATTATCATTCGGATTGCGGCAGCTAATCAGGTTGCTTTGTTCACtagtttagtgatttttttattcaatttttttggacaGGTGGCTAGACTGATAATTGGGGAACGGGGGATTTTGTCAACCCCGGCGGTTTCGACGCTCATTCGCACGCATAAAGTCTTGGGCGGGATTGTCTTAACTGCCTCACATAATCCGGGCGGAATTAGGCACGATTTtggtattaaatttaatatagaaAATGGGGGCCCTGCCCCGGATTCGTTCACGAACGCTGTGTACGAATTGACGAAGAAAATCACGGAGTATAAGTTCACCCCCGACTTGGATTGCGAATTTGATAAAAAGGGGGTGCAGAAGTTTACCGTTGATGGGAGGGAGTTTGTGGTGGAAGTTGTGGATTCGTCCGATGATTATGTGGCGTTAATGAAGGAGATTTTCGATTTTGGGAAATTGAAAGATTTGATTCGGGGGAATGGGAAAAGGCCGCCGTTCCAGGTTTTGATTGATTCAATGAATGGGGGTGAGTTAGGCAACCAATTATACACTTGATTAATAATACGGAAATTGGTgcacaattaattattattcactTGATTATCGATTAAAATAACAGGATGGGTTCGTGTTTGCTGATTGTATCCTTGAACCGGATAATTCCGGTTTAATTGAATGCTTTCCGTaataaagttcaaaaaattatcgcaTACATGTGATAAAGTCGTGTCTTTTTGGactgttttatgtttttagtgCCTTACTTAATTTAACTGCGTTGTTGTTGTCACagttaaatgtgtttttttatggaaataaattaatgataaccacaaagttaaaaatacataaattaatGACACGATTTTTCGTTTGAACTAGGCGTCTAAATGTGTTGCTAGTAATAAGAAAactacatttaaaataaataataaagtttattaaaaaattagttcggtttttaagattaaaaatCAATGACGTGTTTCGTTATCAAAGttgaactacatttttgtgCGATAGATTATGAACCTTGTATAGTTATTGCCAACGTATATTTTGTACATTATCTCATTCTTTTTGCccaaaaattttgaggaagcaaataataaaagtgaaaaaaattaataaaaattgtggtattttaccaaaaaatctaaaaatcatATTAGCCTTGAttatcaaatacaaaaaatatacagggtgtttaacATAACTTCACAAAGCCTCCGCCTAtgtaaaagtcacaaaacactagatacaaaaaattacatttaattatttaatttttggaaacccgTGACAGTGGTTATCAACTTAATCACAGTctcattaatttttaccaaaaattgttatgtgttctattaaaagataaaataaatttgattctaatctattttattactaaCTACCAAAAAAgcagtatttttttgaaggggtgaacaaactagagaaaactacttaatttttcaaaatttttggtcgAGTTTGTATGGGAATATGTATTCTTGGTTGCATTTTACAGGCggaaaattatgtgaaacacctTGTACTCCTTCTGTTCGAAAATatggaatttatttttgttggaaTTTAAGGTTcacgtttttaattattttaataaaataattgttaattatttaagtaTCTTTAGTAGTAACAAAGATAATtacgaataaaattaataaaatggaaCTTTTATCTCGAACCTTTTCACAATTTCttgcgataatttttttacgtatttttgtcACTAAACAATGTTTAAGAATGTACTACAATGACATaaggaaataataaaaaataaaataaaaatatataaaaaaattataaataatatttttactatatGTAATATGTAATTACTTTTGTTAATgtaaaatgtgtattttttgcatacttatttttaaaacatactATTAACTTACCATTTGCATTTAAATCTtgagtttcttttttttttaattattttttataataggaAGTCTCGATACTTCAAAGTTTTTGCTGccaactatattttttatacttctcatagaaaaattaagtcaaaacatttaataaacttacaaaagtgctttattaAGCCAGTCATCAAGTCTTTTAAGTTTATTTCTGTATCAGTCTGTacttcaatttttactttttctttcttatttttcccaaataaatataaaaacacgTAGTAGgactaggaatttttttgttgggttgtattaaaaacacaataaataaattacaatttatttaatacttgcaaaattacaaaacgacGACAAAAAAACAGAATAAGAGATAATACTatctaaaacaaaattatactAATGATCCCAATATGacattagtttaattctgaattaaatcttaattgtgctttctgtaaaccggccctaaaacATGTCATTCGGTGTTATAATGAACAATTATCAGAAAATATATTCCTCGTTCTTATAATTGGGTCGTTATTTTTAACTGCGTGCCAAGAAGAAATCGTTACACAATGCACACAACAATCCTGTTGTGGCTTTTATGCAATTGGCAATAAAAAACCAgtacttatttaaataattaccgCACAATTAACCCAAACTACACATGACTCAACAATAAAATCTCAACTACGCAGTGACTGGAGTTTACGTCAGCCGGATTTTCGTCGAAGAACTCGGTGCCAGCCCTGATAACAACGTCCGTCGAATCATCCCACTAGATAATTTCGGGGAAATACATCCCGACCCTAATCTCACCTATGCCAAAGACTTGGTCGACAAGGTCAAAGAGGACACCACGTACGACCTTGGCGCCGCCTTCGATGGCGATggggtaaaaaattatttgaaaacacGTTTCCCGTAGCTACgtgtttttaaaacacgcttccgtagcaacgtgttttaaattctaacaacaacaaaatttgagtaacactcatacgaaaacgcttaaagttctcgggtggCTAGGTATGCGCAATTCGCTTACGCTCGtggcataacgacagccctcgaacttttccgctctacagcgtgctcaaaaactggcgcaccaactcaatggtgtgtggtagagaactggttacatatacaggtaaaaatagtaaaaaaattctttgtattaaagttattgataaataacggattttagataaatgatatgtggcaacgttgtctaacagtcatgatcgcaatagaattcggaagtaaaattaccgctGGGGGTGCCACTGAgttaggtcgaaaacagtaaccataaatggcgggaaaatgtttattcggatattttgagcgttgtacgaattttggggcttcacaattattacattgcctatgcggaatgattattgcatctttgatgcaagaaacttatgttgacaaatgagagatgacgaggaaaacacgaataacgaatgagtgtttggttcactttttattggaaaattattacaaacacATTggaaagcctaccttttggcataatttacgtttaaatgtatcaggagttgttaatctttattgtagttttgtagatttaccgaaacatttcatgattttttctgtggaaaattctaacctaaaattcacacacttcactaatttattggtttcttgagccaaactttgtgttcgctgtgatccattacttataatctttaattagacaactgtttgataacactttgtaatcaaaatttaaatatttttcactttttatccactttcaagttccaacaataaacactttataccacgaaaaactacagaaccaaagtcaacgctagtatttaccaccacgtacttttaaagtaattctttctattgtaagtaattaacactatacacgcaaaattgttgaacaattcattaaatgtcagttaaatgtggcattacgaaaatttctttactgttttcgacatagttcaaaagtcatcaccagagggcgtctagttaattttatttccgaataaaaataaattatttttgaaacggtttcctaggaaataattcccagtgttggcacatctacacattgtgattttttggatgaattttaattttttta contains:
- the Pgm1 gene encoding phosphoglucomutase, translated to MSLSSTVVATAPFEGQKPGTSGLRKKVKVFMEKNYTENFVQCILDALGPKLKGATLVVGGDGRYFSKQAINIIIRIAAANQVARLIIGERGILSTPAVSTLIRTHKVLGGIVLTASHNPGGIRHDFGIKFNIENGGPAPDSFTNAVYELTKKITEYKFTPDLDCEFDKKGVQKFTVDGREFVVEVVDSSDDYVALMKEIFDFGKLKDLIRGNGKRPPFQVLIDSMNGVTGVYVSRIFVEELGASPDNNVRRIIPLDNFGEIHPDPNLTYAKDLVDKVKEDTTYDLGAAFDGDGDRNMIIGKNAFFVTPSDSLAVIANNLECIPYFQKRGVHGFARSMPTAAAVDRVAAKLGKEMFEVPTGWKYFGNLMDAGRLSLCGEESFGTGSDHIREKDGIWAVLAWLSIIAHKNMSVEDILTEHWKIYGRNYFTRYDYEECNTDDANKMMEHLEKTIADSGFVGKVFTAGGKSYKVKIADNFSYIDPIDKSCAKNQGIRVLFEDGSRVIYRLSGTGSTGATIRLYIDSYEKDNVTSDAQVMLKPLIDVGLEISQLKKFTGRDQPTVIT